A stretch of DNA from Desulfosarcina ovata subsp. ovata:
AGGCGCTGTTCGAAGATGGGTTGATGTTGGCCGCCGCGTTGGCGGCCTGGCAATTGAGAACCGCGAGCACACACATCCGGCATCCGGCGAAAGGCTGGGCGGTTGCCACGGCGGGCATACTGTCAATGATTTTGCCTCTGACCACGGGTGTCATGGATAGTGACCTGAAGGTGGTTGACAGGCCGGAAAGCATCCAGCTTCAGTCACTGGATGGACAGCCGATCGCTTTTTCAGGGGAAAACTTCCTGCTTGTCCTGATGTCCACGGAGTGCGGGCACTGCCGCGAGGTCGTACCCCTGCTCAATGACATCACCGCCGAAATGGGCGAACGCATTCCCGTGTATGCGGTGGCAGCCAATCCGAAACCGGACATTGACCGGTTCGTAGAAGAGAACTGTACCTTTTATCCGGTGCTGGCCGTCGAAGAGAAGAGCTTGATTGCGCTGATGGGCGATGAACCATTGCCGCAGTATCTTTTTATCCATAATGGGCAGGTCGCAGACCGTTGGTTTGCCATGCCCCCCGAAGTCCAAGCCCTCATCGACCTGTCCGGGATTGGACAACACTCATAACACAATTTCCATTGCCGGCATCCTTTTTCTTATTCTTGTCGGGTATTGCCGCGTTGACCGGAATACGCCGGCGCATCCGCACATAAGAGAATCCTTATCCATTCCAACCCTCTGAGGAGAGGTAACATGATGATCACCCGATCCACAATCGTAAGCCTGGTTTTATTGCTCTGCCTTTCATTCGGCGCCCTGGCCTCTGACGGTCCGGACCGCACGGCCAGAAAGTACTACAAAAAGGGTACCGATGCGTTTGAAAAGTCCGATTTCGATGGCGCCAGGACCAATCTGCAAAAGGCGATCGAGAACTATCCGTCCTATGCAGATGCCTATTTCAAGTTAGGCAATGTCGCCTTGAAAGAGAAGAAACTTCAAGAGGCGGTCAGCGACTTTGCCAAAGCGACGTCCATCGATCCGGCGCACGCCGACGCCCAGTTGGCGTTGGGCCGGATATACCTGGCCGCCCGCAAGCCGGAAGCGGCCCTTCAGCGGGTGGATACGATCCTGAAACGCCAGCCGGATAATCTGGATGCCATCCTGGTCAAAGGATCTGCATTGCTGCTCGAGAAAAGAACCGGCGATGCCATCCGACTGCTCGATCCGCTTTATGCCAAAGGGCAGCGCGATGTGAACCTGATTGTGTTGCTTTCCAGCGCGTATTTCAAAAAAGCCGATCCCGACAATGGGAAAAAAATCCTCGAATCGGGGATTGCCAAACATCCCCAATCGACATTGTTGCACCTTCAGCTGGCCAATTTCCTCTTGAGGCGCGGCGATCTCAAGAATGCCCAGGCGACCATGGAAACAGTGGTGAAGATCGATCCGGACAACGCTGCCCATGCCATCGCCCTGGCTCGGCTCTATTGGCAGACCCAGGATAAGGAGAAGGCCGAACACCTTTTGGCGCGCAGCCTGGAACAGAATCCGGCCGATGCGCCCGGAAGGATTGCCATTGCCAACTTCTATCTCGAAGAAAAGCAGATCGACCCGGCCAGGGACATCCTTTTGGCAGGAATTGCGGCCGGAGATCCCGGGGTGGCACTGAAGCTGGCCCTGGGTGAATTGTACATCAAAACCGGCAACGCCCAGGCGGCTGTCGATCTTCTTAAAAGCGACCTTGAACAAAACCAAACCGCCGGCGAGACGGAACGGAATCAGTTGCGCAATGCGCTGGCCAAAATCTATATCGCTGCCAGGGATCCCGCGACGGCCAAGACCTATGTTGAGGCGGTTCTGGCCAATGACCCGCACAACCTTCAGGCCCTTGCATCGCGGGGCATGGCCCTGAAGGCGACCGGGAATCCGCAAGCCGCGATTGTCGACTTCAATCAGGTGCTGGCCCGCCAACCGGATTTTCTGGGGGGGTATATTCAACTGGCCGATGCCTATGTGATGCGCCGCCAGCTTCAGGCCGCCAGGGAGACACTGGACAAGGGGCTTCACCTGGCACCGCATAACCGCGAACTGCTCATGGCCGCCTACCGGGTCAATCTGAAAGATAAAGATTACAAACAGGCCGAAACCCACCTGCGTACCCTGGTGGAAGAATCCCCGGATGCCGTCGACGCCCAGGCCGAGTTGGGCGATTTCTATCTGGCGCTGAATGATGAGAGCAGTGCCCGCCGGGAATACAGCGAAATCGTGCTCAAGGCCCCCCGTTCTCCCATCGGGTATATCAAGCTGGCCCGTTTATACCTGCGCCAGGGTAAGAAAGCGAGCGCGGTGGCCCAGCTGCGCAAAGGGTATCAACAAGGCGGCAAAAACCCGCTGCTGGCCGCCGAATTGATTACCGCCCTGCTGACCGCCGAACAATATGACGACGCCATGGCCCTGTGCGATGCGCGTCTGAACGAAAAACCCGATGAAGCCCTGGCCCACGATCTTAAAGGCAAGGTCATGACACGGATGAAGAAATTCAAGGCTGCCCAAAAGGCTTTTGAAAAAGCCGTTGCATTGGAACCCAAATGGCCTCAGGCAGGCAACGATCTCGCAGCGCTTTTTATCCTGCAGGATAAGCGGAAGGAAGCCATCGCTCAATTCAGGAAAGCGCTTGCCGACAATCCTAAGAACCCGGTGGCCTATCTTACTTTGGGAAAGTTGTATGAAGATAAGCGGGAGTATGAGAAAGCCATTGAAATTTATAAAAAAGGCGTCGGCCAGGTTCCCGGTTTCTGGACGGCGGCCAATCGCCTGGCCTTTCTCATAGCGGACCGGACCACATCCATGGAAACGCTGGATGAGGCTCAAAAGATCGCCTCTGCGGCCTTTCGGATGAAACCCGGAGAGGGGATGATCGTCGATACCCTGGGATGGATCCATTACAAAAAAGGGGAAACCGAACAAGCCCTGGCACTTTATGAGAAGTTAATTGCGGCGGCTCCCGAAGATCCGTTGATTAACTACCATATGGGTGCGGTGTTGGAAAAAGACGGAGATATCGAGTCGGCCAGAAAACGGCTGAAGACCGCCACCCGTGGCGATACCGCGTTCATGGGGCGCGAGCGCGCCGAGGCCATGCTCAAGAAGCTTGGATCCAAAAGTTGAATTAGGTAGGCCGTCTTTCATCTTTATCCGCATCCATCGCGGCCCCTCACTCGAGAAAAAGAAAAGGGCCGATCCTTACGGATCGGCCCTTTTACATTGATCTTGTGCGAACGATTCGATACGGTGATTAATCCATTCGATCGCGGCTATCGTAATTCCGAAGGGGAGGGGAAAATCACATGTACGAACATTACTACGGGCTTTCCGGCAAACCATTTAGCATCGTGCCCAACCCGGAAGTCTTGTTTCTCAGTAAAAATCACGAAAACGCCCTGACCTACCTGGAATATGGACTGTCCGAACGCGTGGGCTTCATTCTGCTGACGGGGGAAATCGGCATTGGTAAAACTAGCCTCATCCGACATATGATGCAACGCGTGGACAATCAGATGGACGTTGCGTTTATTTTCAACACCAATTTCTCCTCCGACGAGCTTTTCCGGCTGATCCTCAGTGAATTCGATGTCCCCTTCGCCGGACTGAGGAAAGACCGCCATTTGAAGACGCTTTTCCACTTCCTGATCGACCGGTATGCCGCCGGTCGACAAGTCCTTTTGGTCATTGACGAGGCTCAGAATCTTCCACCGACGGCCCTGGAAGATGTCCGTATGCTCTCAAACCTGCAAACCGATGATCACATGCTGATCCAGATCATGCTGGTCGGCCAGCCGGAACTGAAGAAACGGTTGCAGATGCCGGATTTCCGCCAACTGGCCCAACGCATTGCCGTGCACTACCATCTTGGCCCTTTGGATCTGGATCAGACCCGGAACTACATCGCCTATCGAATCGACACGGCCGGAGGATGCGCAGATCTTTTCTCTCCAGAGGCGATTGCCAGCATTCATCGCCATGCCGGCGGCATTCCCCGCACCATCAATCTGCTCTGTGACTCGGCATTGGTTTACGGATATGCCGAAGACTTGAAAACGATCGATGAAAACGTGATCGAAAAAGTCTTGGCCGACGAGATTTGCCTGGCGGCGGTGCCTGCTTTGCCACCGGTTGCCGAGCCGACGATTCCTGGGCCTGGCGCATCGGAGATCGACCGACTTGCCGAGCGTGTCAGTGTTATCGAGCGTAGCCTTGCTGAACTCAAACAAGACCTGGCTACTCTTAGCCAAGAGGTCTATAATCAACTGTTTGTCAAATACCAGGAACTGCTTATCAACGAACGTAGGCGCAACGATGAACTGATGGCCAAATATACTCGCCTTTTGCACACGATGAGAGAAAACTAACGGTGGATCGGTTAAGATCCAATGAAAAACCGGGTGTTGCGCCCAACCCTCATAAAATACCCGTCAATGACCGTACCGATGCGCTGTGGCCCGGTTGAACTGGTTGAGAACGAATCCGGCCATTTTTTCCTGGGGAAGCATTTCGAGGGCCTGGGTGAGATCTTGCCGGCGGGTGATTCCCACCCCGACGACCAGGATAATGCAATCCACCAGGGGGGCGAATGTCAGTGCGTCCGCACCTCCCATGACCGGCGGCACGTCGAAGATGACATAACGGTCCGCATAGCGGTTTTTAAGTTCAGCCACCAGCGTCTGCATGCGCGGCGAACCCATCAGTTCGGCACTCTCGTGAACCGGCTGGCCACCGGAAATAACGGTGAATTTCTCGATTCCCGGCCAAGTGATGATATCATTCATGGGCACCCGTTCTTCCAGGTAGTCCCGCAGACCCGATGAACTGGGATAGCCCAGATAGTGGTGAATCGATTGGCGGCGCAAATCCGCATCCACCAGGAGCACGGTTTGGTTGTATTCCCGTGCGAAGGTGGCTGCCAGGTTGATGGCCGTGACCGTCTTGCCCTCGCCGGGAGCGACGCTGGTGACCATGATCGTATTCCAGGTCTTTTCCCTCCCGATTTGCCTCAGTTGCGTTCGGAGAACCTTGTAATAGTCTACTTCTGCAAAATCGGCGGATAAAGCTACACAGTGGTTGCTGACCGCAGTCTCAAGATCGATAGCGGCGGTCTTTGATTCGGAGTACACGGGTGCGTGCCAATCCGATCCGGGGCGGGCTGCCGGAAATGATGGGGACGCCCCAGGGGAAAGCGGACCTTTGCCTCCGCCATGGCTGTCTCGTTCCCGTTTGGCCTTGTCCAGTGCTTTTCTCAGGTTCATTGGCAAAAAATCCTTTACATCGGCGGCAGGCGCCGCATTAATTTGGCCCAGAAAACGTCCAGGTCCATGACCAGAAAATGGAATGCCAAAATGCCGGCCACGCACGCCAAAACGCACACCAGCCCCACCAGCATGCGCTTGCGGTTCCGTATGCGGCGATCCGACGGCGTCATGATGGTGGGGATGCTTACCAGAAGGGGCAGGTTTGAGAGCCTGGCCAGATCCTGGGGGGCGTGGATGGACTGGTCGGAGAACTCCCGCAAGGCGGCAAACCCGACGCCAGCCCCGATTCCCAGCACCACACCGATCAAACTGATGGCCAGCCGGTTGGGCTTGAAGGGTTTTTCCGGTAGCCGCGCCGGGTCGATCAGGGTGAAGCGTTCGCCTTTTTGCTCCTTTTCCAGCCCCAGGGCCACGTTGGCTTCCATGGCTTTTCGGAGAAGATCCTCGTACTTGGCCTGGGTATTGTTGCGATCCACCAACAGGGCATTGTAGGTTTGCTCGATTTTGGGGGTGGTCTCGATCCGTTGGCGGTAATCTTCCGCTTTTTCCATCATCGCCGTTTTTTGCTGCAGCAGGGACTTGATCTCGGCGCGGGTGCTGGAAAGCTGGGCGGCCAGGGTGATATAGGCGGTGTTGTCCGGCTGCTCCAGCCCACCGTCCGGTTTATTGGCCATCCGTTTTTTCAATTCATCGATTTCGAGGTGCAGTTTCTTAACATCTGGATAGTCGTCGGTGAACTTGCTACGCAGGTTGACCAATTCGATCTCCGCAGCCTTGAGGCGCTGCTTTTGCGGGTCTTCCATTTTCGGGATGCTGGCCAGTTGGGTTTCAAGATAACCTTCGCGTTCCCTGAGGGATCGTATCTGGTCGTCCATGCGTTGGAGGTTGGTCTCCATGCTGTTGAGGGACTGCAGGTTGACCTGCAGCATCTCGGGCAGGGCGTTGACATGCTGGGCCTTGAAAGTGGTGATTTTTTCCTCCAGCTCGGCTAACTGGGCGCGTACCCGATCGGTTTCCTCTTTTAAAAATTCGGTGGTCTCGGTGGTTTGGCGCTTGCGTACCTCGAGGTTTTCGCTGAGGAAAAGCGAGACCAGCGTATCGGTCACCCGCTGGACCGTGGCGGCGTTTTTGCCTTCATAGGAGAGGGTGAAGGCAATCGTGGCAGCGGTGGGCCGACCGGTACGACGATCGATGGTGTCCACGCTGATCAGGTCAAGGTGGATATCCTCACGCATTTTCTCGACGATTTCTTCGGTGGTCCAACGGTCTTTATATTCAGGGTAGAGATTGAAACGATTGATGATCTCAACCAGGCGTCCGGTGCTCATGATGCGCTGCTGGGTGGACTGGATGCGCTGTTCGGCATACCCGGTGACCGTGCTCATGACGAAGTCGGCCGGAATATCCTGCTCTTCGATGAGAATGGTGGCACTGGACTTGTATATCGACGGCAGCAGCAAGGCCACCAGTCCGGCAACCAATACAACGAGAACGGATGGGATGATCAGAGACCATTTGCGACGGTTGAGGATGTCGACATAATCTCCAAGTGCCAGGGGGGTATCTTCCATGTGCGCTATGTTGCCTTTCGTCTTCTTTTGATGGTTAATGGGAATGACCAACGATTTTTACCCCTCACCCCGACCCTCTCCCCTGAGGGGAGAGGGTGTGTATGGATGCGGCCCTCTTGCCTAACAAGCGGGTTGTCTGCGTTCCCTCGCCCCTTGGGGAGAGGGACAGGGTGAGGGGGATTGGCTTCAGGCAAAATCCAATCCATCACTCCAGCCAGTCGTGCTCGGCAACCACCTGGATCAGGAACTTGTTGCGCTCGGCAGTTGTGCCCGCCTCACGCTTATCGTAGATCGTATAGAAATACTTTCCGCTTATCGCCACCTTTCGGTTCAGTTCCCAGCGTATTCCGGTCTGGAAATTCCAGGTCTGGGTGTCGATATCGTTTTGCGTGGAATCCTCCTTGTCGCTTTTATTCTGGTACCATTGAAACGCGACATTACCACGTAAATTTTCCAGCAGTTTCATGCTGCCGCCGATTCTTACCGTGGTCCGGTTGGCGGTGCCGTTCTCACCACTCACCGGTGTCAGGTCGTGAGAAACAAGCAGACTGGCGTTGCTGCGTTCACCCTGGTAGGAAATTTCCAGGGTGCCGACAGCCCCCCAACTACTGTAGCTTTCACTCTCTTTCAAGGGATCGGTTTCCATTGAATAAAGGCTTATCCGTTGCCGGCTCGTTGACTCCGATTCCGATTGACTATAACGTCCACCCAGGTCAATCGAGAAATTCAGTTTTTCCGAAAGCGCCGATTCGGTTCCCAATGTAAAGGAGTAATTGTCAACCGTATACTCGTCATCGAGCATATACGTGAAGTCATAGGATCCCGCACTTTTTGTAAAATCATATTCCCGATCGAAATTGTAATGACTGAATCCGGCATTCATGTGGCCGGTGGTACGCGCGATCCACGCTTCCAGGCTGCGGTTCATGAATAGGAAAATACTGTAATCCCGGCGATCCGACGTTTCCGGATCATCAAAATCCTCGCGGTTGAGGGCTGCGAAGATACCGCCGGAAGTCACTTCCGAAAATATGTAGCTTGCCGTGGCAGAGGTATTGAATCGTTTGCGGCGGGTATTTTTCAGCACCATCCCGGTGGTTTCGATGTCGCGGTCCGGCCGATTGTCGTCACTGGCATGCCCCTGTATTTCCAGCTGCCAGCGTTCCGTGGGCCGATAGCTCAGTATTGCGTTGTACCACTGGTCGGTATCGTCGTATTCGTCATTGTCTTGGTAACGATACCATTCCGCCGTGCCATCGACTTTGGCCGAAAGGCGTTCCCCGTTGCGCGCCCATTCCAGTTTGGGAGCGACGGTATAGATGCTGTCCGATAAAACGTTCTCGTCGGTAAGCAGAATATTGTCATTGTACGCGTAGCTCGTTGCCACCGATGTCAGTAGTTTATAATCGGCCGCCAATGCATGCGGGGAAAAGCAAAACCAAGTTGCCAGGGTTGCCAACAACGCAATGATGACAAAAAAAAACGTCAATGCCAAGCCGCCGTTTTGATTCAATGGCTTTATCAAGTTATCAGCGATCCATATGGGGTAAATGGGGGAATAGGTCTGCTATAGCATTAAATACTACAATTTGCTGATGCGTCAGTGAACCCGCTGAGTCACTTCACCACGACCACGTCTCCCCGCTGCAGCTGGATGTTCCCGTCCAACTGGTTCTCTTCCGTTACGGCTTTATAGTCGAAGGGGATCACCATGGTCTGCTTGTCCGTCTTGCGGAAAATGCGGATATCCCGTGTGTCGGCAAAAATATTCACGCCGCCGGCCATGGCCAGTGCCTGGAGGACGTCGATGTTGCGATTCAGCGGAAAATGACCGGGTCGGTTGACTTTGCCGATCACGTAGACCACTTGGCTGTTGACCTGCTGGACGATTACGCTCAAGTCCGGTTCGGGAATAAAGCGCACCAAGGCGAATTCCATCTCCGATTTGAGCTGGTCGATCGTTTTGCCGGCGGCGCGGAAGCGTCCCACCAGGGGAAACGAGAAGGTCCCGTCGGGAAGGATCACGACCTGACGCGTGAGTGCCGGATCTTTCCAGACACTGATTTCGAGTATATCACCGGCGCCCATGGCGTAATCAGGAGTGGCATCAGTCAAGGGCTGCACGACGGTTTCCGTTTGAGCGGGTGCCGGAGTGGGGATCGTTTCCAATGCCGGTGCGGCGTGGGTGCAGCCGATGGCCGTTATTGCCAGCATGCAACCAAAAACGAGAAGTTCCCTCATCGGGCGAAAAAACGGAAAGGATGGTCTGTGTATCATCATATCGGATCCTTATCGAATATATGGGCTGATATAACGCGTTGTAGATTTTCTCCGGAAGTAGGGGGGGGGAGCGGTCATGGACAATGGACAATTCAACAGCTTCCGTCAGGAGCCCTTTATCTGCTTCAACAGGGCCTCTGCCTCGGCACGTTCCGGATAGTTGCCCTCCGCCGACAATGCCTGTTCCAGTTTCTCACGGGCCTCATCCGGCCGGTTGCTGTCGATTAATACTTGTGCTAGATGGAAGTTGATCGTGCCATTGTCCGGACTTTTTTCCAAGGCCTTTTCCAGTGCGGCGACGGCCAATTGGTCATAGCCCTGCTTATAATGGATCCATCCAAGCGTGTCCAGTATGGTAGCCTCTTCGGGTCTGATTTTCTCGGCTTGTTGAGCCAGCTCAAGGGCTCGTTCCAGATCGGCGGGGATCGTTGACGCCGACAGGATAAAGGCCAGGTTGTTCGCGGCTGCCCAGCGCTGGGGATCGACCGATAGGGCCTTTTCATAGACGGCCTTGGCTTTTTCCTCCTTGTTTGTTTTTTGATAAAGTAGGGCCAGGGTCATGAATGCGGCGGTATTCTTGTCATTTTGAGTGATGGCGGTTTCGAGGTTGGCGATGGCTTGATCGGTTTTGCCCTGGGAAAGGTACAGGCGGGCCAGATTGTCATGGGGGACATTCCACTCGGGACTGCGCTGAATTGCCGCTTTAAGAGACGCTTCGGCGCTATCCGCATCCTTTTGGGCCAGGTAGACCTGGGCCATTAAGTTGTAGGTGAAGGCATTGTCCGGATAAGCGGCAATTTTCTCATCGCACATTTTTTTTGCGGTGTCGGTCTTGTCTTCCAGGATGTAGGCTTTCACCAGTGCCGCCAAAAGGGGCATCGAATCGGAGCTTTTGGCATAGCCTTTCTCAAGTATACCGACTGCGGAATCTCGATCACCACGGACTTCAAAATAGTGGGATAGCTTCAGGTATCCGGCCGGAACATTGGGCGATGTCTCGATCATCCGTGTGTATTGCTCCCGAGCCCCTTCATAGGCACTTCGAGCCATTTTGAAATCACCCAGGTCACCCATCGCGCTGACATCCTTGGGAGCGATTTCCGTGATTTTGACCAGCTGTTCCTCGGCCGAAGTCGTGTCTTTATTGGCCATGTAGACCCGTGCAAGGAAACGGCGAATCTCCTTGGATGACGGATTCTGGCGAATTCCCTGGCTGAGAGTATCAATGGCCAGTGGGATATTCTTGTTTATCAGGTGGGCCCGACCAAGCATTAAAAAGCCTTTGACGTTCTGCGGAGCTTCAGCGACGACGGTTCTAAAGGTGGTTACCGCATCGGCACCACGCCCCGCCAACAGATATAATTGGCCTTTAATAAAATTGGCATCGATACTCTTGGCGTTCTCCTTGAGAACCTCGTCGACAAGTGCCTCGGCCTTGCCGCCCTCCCGCTGCATCAGAAGAATGCCGGCCATTTTTGTTTTGGCGGTCAGAATGCCGGGATTGGCCGGGTCACTGGACAGGGATAGGCTCTCGGTAAGGGTGGCGATGGCTTGCGGCAGATTCTTCTTGATAACAAACAGGTCGGCCAGCGCTTCTCGGAACCTAAAGCTTTTGGGTGTGTCCGCGATACTCTTGCGCAGCATTTGCTCTGCCTGATCCACCTCCTTTTGTTTCAGCAGAAATTGGGTGGCGGCAATCACATTGGCTTCGCGATTCTTCTCGATCATGGTAAGCGCATTCAGGGTAGCCAGGGCCTGGTCTTTTTTATCCGTCTTCCAATAAAAGGTGGCCAGGACCAATCGATGCGCGGCGGCTTCCGGTTCCAATTGGATGTTTTCTTTCAACAGGGCCTCACACGCTTCCAACTTGCCCTTTTTCAGGTAGAAATCCGCCAATACCCGGCGCAACCCCATGGTTTTGGGGTTTTTCTGGATGCTCTCGCGCAGCATGGCTTCGGCCGCATCATATTTCTTATGGGCTTCATAGATGGTTGCCAGCATGAGGTACAGTTCTGCCGACGTCTCGCCGTTTTTGTACAGGTCTTCCAAAATGGTGCTGGCGTCGTCAATTTTTTTATTGATCAAGTAAAGCCTGGCCTGCACAAGACGCATATCCTTGTTTTGGGGTTCCTTGGCCAGCACCAGGGTAACTTTTTCCTCTGCCCGCTCAATGGCTTTGGCCGCAATGAAAATGCGTGCCAGTTCCACTTGGGCCTCAAGAAGGCCCGGATTAAGTTCCACCGCCTTGCTAAACAGTCCGTAAGCCTGTTTGAGCTCCTTCTCCTTGATCGCCACCTTGCCTAGCATGTAGTAAGCGTCGGCAAATTTGGGGTCGATCTGCAGGGCGTTTTTCAATTCCAGCTTCGCGCGTACATAATCGTCTTTCTCAAAAAGCGCCTTTCCTTTGTTGTAGAATTTTGCCGTTTTTTCTTCCTTGGAACTGCACGAGAGGCAAAGGCCGGCAACAGCGCACGCCACGATCATGAATACCAGGCTATTCCGTATGAATCGGTTGATCTCATTGTTCATATTGCACCTTTTCGCTGAAGGACGATGATGATGGTCTGCAGAATGATTTTCAAATCGTCGAAGAATCGCCAACTGTCCAGGTATTGGCAATCCAATTCGACAATTTTTTCAAAATCGGTGATCTTATTGCGCCCCGACACCTGCCACATGCCGGTGAGTCCGGGCTTGGCGGAAATGCGCCGGAGATGTTCAGTTTGAAGATGGCGCCGTTCATCTGATTATGCTTTAAAAGCTCGACCTTTTTGGCTTCGGCATCCGCGCACATGGTGCGGAATTTGATCAATTCGAATACCCGTCCATGTTGGCCCATGCGTTTCTGTCGGAATAATACCGGCCCTTTTGAACCCAGCTTGATGGCAACGGCAATAAATGGATACATTAACAAGAAGAGAAGACAACCGACCAGCCCGC
This window harbors:
- a CDS encoding TlpA family protein disulfide reductase; the protein is MTKTLQLTYRFICIVLGTVFLAAGIIKGLDLSRFAVQIGQYGIFPGDIRLLTGVAWLMVDVEMLLGAALLVNWHPRTCLRITAGLLALFIGALAWAMFQGNISDCGCFGPAARRGPVQALFEDGLMLAAALAAWQLRTASTHIRHPAKGWAVATAGILSMILPLTTGVMDSDLKVVDRPESIQLQSLDGQPIAFSGENFLLVLMSTECGHCREVVPLLNDITAEMGERIPVYAVAANPKPDIDRFVEENCTFYPVLAVEEKSLIALMGDEPLPQYLFIHNGQVADRWFAMPPEVQALIDLSGIGQHS
- a CDS encoding VPLPA-CTERM sorting domain-containing protein is translated as MPASFFLFLSGIAALTGIRRRIRT
- a CDS encoding tetratricopeptide repeat protein: MMITRSTIVSLVLLLCLSFGALASDGPDRTARKYYKKGTDAFEKSDFDGARTNLQKAIENYPSYADAYFKLGNVALKEKKLQEAVSDFAKATSIDPAHADAQLALGRIYLAARKPEAALQRVDTILKRQPDNLDAILVKGSALLLEKRTGDAIRLLDPLYAKGQRDVNLIVLLSSAYFKKADPDNGKKILESGIAKHPQSTLLHLQLANFLLRRGDLKNAQATMETVVKIDPDNAAHAIALARLYWQTQDKEKAEHLLARSLEQNPADAPGRIAIANFYLEEKQIDPARDILLAGIAAGDPGVALKLALGELYIKTGNAQAAVDLLKSDLEQNQTAGETERNQLRNALAKIYIAARDPATAKTYVEAVLANDPHNLQALASRGMALKATGNPQAAIVDFNQVLARQPDFLGGYIQLADAYVMRRQLQAARETLDKGLHLAPHNRELLMAAYRVNLKDKDYKQAETHLRTLVEESPDAVDAQAELGDFYLALNDESSARREYSEIVLKAPRSPIGYIKLARLYLRQGKKASAVAQLRKGYQQGGKNPLLAAELITALLTAEQYDDAMALCDARLNEKPDEALAHDLKGKVMTRMKKFKAAQKAFEKAVALEPKWPQAGNDLAALFILQDKRKEAIAQFRKALADNPKNPVAYLTLGKLYEDKREYEKAIEIYKKGVGQVPGFWTAANRLAFLIADRTTSMETLDEAQKIASAAFRMKPGEGMIVDTLGWIHYKKGETEQALALYEKLIAAAPEDPLINYHMGAVLEKDGDIESARKRLKTATRGDTAFMGRERAEAMLKKLGSKS
- a CDS encoding ExeA family protein — protein: MYEHYYGLSGKPFSIVPNPEVLFLSKNHENALTYLEYGLSERVGFILLTGEIGIGKTSLIRHMMQRVDNQMDVAFIFNTNFSSDELFRLILSEFDVPFAGLRKDRHLKTLFHFLIDRYAAGRQVLLVIDEAQNLPPTALEDVRMLSNLQTDDHMLIQIMLVGQPELKKRLQMPDFRQLAQRIAVHYHLGPLDLDQTRNYIAYRIDTAGGCADLFSPEAIASIHRHAGGIPRTINLLCDSALVYGYAEDLKTIDENVIEKVLADEICLAAVPALPPVAEPTIPGPGASEIDRLAERVSVIERSLAELKQDLATLSQEVYNQLFVKYQELLINERRRNDELMAKYTRLLHTMREN
- a CDS encoding CpsD/CapB family tyrosine-protein kinase — translated: MNLRKALDKAKRERDSHGGGKGPLSPGASPSFPAARPGSDWHAPVYSESKTAAIDLETAVSNHCVALSADFAEVDYYKVLRTQLRQIGREKTWNTIMVTSVAPGEGKTVTAINLAATFAREYNQTVLLVDADLRRQSIHHYLGYPSSSGLRDYLEERVPMNDIITWPGIEKFTVISGGQPVHESAELMGSPRMQTLVAELKNRYADRYVIFDVPPVMGGADALTFAPLVDCIILVVGVGITRRQDLTQALEMLPQEKMAGFVLNQFNRATAHRYGH
- a CDS encoding GumC family protein, whose product is MEDTPLALGDYVDILNRRKWSLIIPSVLVVLVAGLVALLLPSIYKSSATILIEEQDIPADFVMSTVTGYAEQRIQSTQQRIMSTGRLVEIINRFNLYPEYKDRWTTEEIVEKMREDIHLDLISVDTIDRRTGRPTAATIAFTLSYEGKNAATVQRVTDTLVSLFLSENLEVRKRQTTETTEFLKEETDRVRAQLAELEEKITTFKAQHVNALPEMLQVNLQSLNSMETNLQRMDDQIRSLREREGYLETQLASIPKMEDPQKQRLKAAEIELVNLRSKFTDDYPDVKKLHLEIDELKKRMANKPDGGLEQPDNTAYITLAAQLSSTRAEIKSLLQQKTAMMEKAEDYRQRIETTPKIEQTYNALLVDRNNTQAKYEDLLRKAMEANVALGLEKEQKGERFTLIDPARLPEKPFKPNRLAISLIGVVLGIGAGVGFAALREFSDQSIHAPQDLARLSNLPLLVSIPTIMTPSDRRIRNRKRMLVGLVCVLACVAGILAFHFLVMDLDVFWAKLMRRLPPM
- a CDS encoding outer membrane beta-barrel protein, yielding MATSYAYNDNILLTDENVLSDSIYTVAPKLEWARNGERLSAKVDGTAEWYRYQDNDEYDDTDQWYNAILSYRPTERWQLEIQGHASDDNRPDRDIETTGMVLKNTRRKRFNTSATASYIFSEVTSGGIFAALNREDFDDPETSDRRDYSIFLFMNRSLEAWIARTTGHMNAGFSHYNFDREYDFTKSAGSYDFTYMLDDEYTVDNYSFTLGTESALSEKLNFSIDLGGRYSQSESESTSRQRISLYSMETDPLKESESYSSWGAVGTLEISYQGERSNASLLVSHDLTPVSGENGTANRTTVRIGGSMKLLENLRGNVAFQWYQNKSDKEDSTQNDIDTQTWNFQTGIRWELNRKVAISGKYFYTIYDKREAGTTAERNKFLIQVVAEHDWLE
- a CDS encoding polysaccharide biosynthesis/export family protein; the protein is MMIHRPSFPFFRPMRELLVFGCMLAITAIGCTHAAPALETIPTPAPAQTETVVQPLTDATPDYAMGAGDILEISVWKDPALTRQVVILPDGTFSFPLVGRFRAAGKTIDQLKSEMEFALVRFIPEPDLSVIVQQVNSQVVYVIGKVNRPGHFPLNRNIDVLQALAMAGGVNIFADTRDIRIFRKTDKQTMVIPFDYKAVTEENQLDGNIQLQRGDVVVVK